In Desulfobulbus oralis, one DNA window encodes the following:
- a CDS encoding 4'-phosphopantetheinyl transferase family protein, translating to MPLAAMAASLLELRAVLSSEERRRADDFHFARDAAMFAVIHGVLRHLLARLLATAPEAVGFTVQPGGKPALAPGFSDSLRFNISHSRSYAAVALARNFELGVDIEDVRPMDDMQELARDCLHPWEARCIEAAVGPDAALRQFYAIWTQKEAVLKALGEGLRIPLHSFRVPGEAEGWAKVPDSVHLNGPLYVSTLQNRDWMGAVALARPV from the coding sequence GTGCCGCTTGCTGCAATGGCAGCCAGCCTTCTGGAGCTGCGGGCAGTGCTTTCTTCCGAAGAACGCAGGCGAGCGGATGACTTCCATTTTGCCCGGGACGCTGCCATGTTTGCGGTGATCCACGGTGTGCTCCGTCACCTTTTGGCCCGCTTGCTGGCCACTGCGCCGGAGGCAGTGGGCTTCACGGTGCAGCCCGGGGGGAAACCGGCACTGGCGCCAGGTTTTTCCGATTCCCTGCGTTTCAATATCTCCCATTCCCGCTCATACGCTGCGGTGGCGCTTGCCCGCAATTTTGAGCTTGGGGTGGATATTGAAGATGTCCGGCCCATGGATGATATGCAGGAGCTGGCGAGGGACTGCCTGCACCCGTGGGAGGCGCGGTGCATCGAGGCGGCAGTGGGGCCGGACGCTGCCCTGCGGCAGTTCTACGCCATCTGGACGCAGAAGGAGGCGGTTTTGAAGGCCCTGGGCGAGGGTCTGCGCATTCCTCTGCACAGCTTCAGGGTGCCAGGAGAAGCCGAAGGCTGGGCAAAAGTTCCCGACTCTGTCCACCTGAACGGCCCCCTGTATGTGTCGACCCTGCAAAACAGGGACTGGATGGGGGCTGTGGCCCTGGCCCGGCCGGTATAA